One Ictalurus furcatus strain D&B chromosome 7, Billie_1.0, whole genome shotgun sequence genomic window, CATGTCTGATATTCTCTTCCTTGGCATATGAATAAACCATTCACTGTTTAATCTCCACTGTTGAATTTCTTGATCTGTTCTCATAACTGTTATGGATGGGAAGCCTAAAATCTCTGAATTGTTTGGGCAAGATGGCatcatatttacaatattttggTCTTTCTGAGGCCTATACTGTGGGGCAGATGGGAATCCAGGAATCCTTGATTGTGTTGAGCAAGTGGACCTTATAAGACTCATTGAATTGGCTGTTTCTGCATTATATGTAGACATATAAAGAATGTGTGGGTCACTTGTGGTGTCATGTGTGGGTTGTCTTTTCCACAGTATTACACTATCCATATGCTTATATTTATCATCTGGCTCAATGACTAGCAATTTTGAAGCCAAGCCAGAAATCCTTGAAGTTGTGGGGCAAGTTGGACATAGACTGACCACATTAGGGACTTTTTCGATATGAACTGGTACAGATGGGAAACCAGGAGCAGCAGTTACTGGACATGTTAATGTCAGTGAAAACATATTTCTCACTTGTCTAATATCATTATATGGCTTTTCCAAGTCATGAATAACCCTTATTTGATCTTTATTTTGCTTCACAAATAATGGCGTGTAGTCGAATCAGCAAAGTGAGAGATCTTGCTCAATACTGAGAATCACTGAAGGGAACCCTGTAATACTGGAAATTTTTGGACAAGATGGTATCATATTTATGATACTTGGATGTTCTTGTGGTATGGACCCTGGAGTAGATGGAAATCCAGGAACCTTAGATGCTGTTGAGTAAGACGGTCTTATAGGAATCATTGCCTTAAACATATCTGGGCTCTCTGTAAATAAGTATAGGATCTGCactttacttttcttcttttttctttcccataACATCATGTTATTCTTTGGCCAGGTTTCAGGTTCTGAAATTGTAAATGGCAGTCTTGAAGGTAGGCCAGCAATTCCTGAGGCTTTAGCACAAGTTGGAAGGAAATTAACACTACTTGGTATGCCCTCAGTATCAAGGGGCACAGATGGAAATCCTGGAATGCTGACAGATTTTGGACAAGTTGGCTTCAGTGAAATCATTTTGTTCAGTATTTTAATGTCATGATACTGTATTCCCAAATTGTGAATATGCTTAGCAGGTTCCTTTTTACATGGCATGACTCTTATTGACCCTTCAAATGATAGCCATTTGATAGCTTTCTCTGGCAAGTATAAGGATGGCAAGCCAGGTATAGATGCAGCTCTTGGGCAGGATGGAAGAATACTGACCATGCATGGCTCTCTATATATCTTGGTATTATCAACCTTTGACCTCTGAGGTAAAAGTATGTCAGGAGTAGTACTTTCACTCAACTGAGGCTCACGCATATGTTCAAAGCAGTGTCTCTCTTGATATTCTGTATCCTTAGGGGCCACTGTATTTATTCTTTTGTCTTGTCTCTCCTCCTGTGACAGACTTTCATCTTTAGGCCACTGCACATCCTCCATTTTAATATCCTCCCCAGATGGGAATCCAGAAACATGTGATGCTTTTGCATCAGACAGAAAAAAGTCAATCCTATCTGACTCACTTTtatctgcttttatttttgccttATGGACCTGTGCAAATTGTGGACTGTGTGCAATATCAGAACATTCTGACAAGTCCACAATATTTTTCACAGCTTCATAGTCTTGATTTGATTTCTGGTAGTCAGTGGCGAGATTATTGACCTCCTCTTTTATCCTGGTTGATCCATTGATTGGCAAAACTCCACTTTGACTTTGATCTGTGTCACATGTTGATGTGAAGGGTGACCAACTGGAAATAGGTGTCCTTGGACAAAAGGGAAGGAAAACAGCAGTGCTCTTTGCTCTGAGGGACAGGGAAACCAGAATTCAGGTCAAATAGTGCAGATCTTAGATGGATTGAAGTAAAATGAGCAACTATGTATGTCTACACAGATGGCAATACATGCATGCTATAACTAAATCAGAGCCTAAAGGTTACGCACCTATAAGTACTGCTCTGTTAATGTGCATGCAAATAGAAAAACTAAATGCAACCATGCTATGTCATGCTAGACTTACCCCTGATCGATTTTAATCTTTTCTGGGCTAAATGTCAACTCTGTAGTAAGATTTATTTCTTGCTCATTTTCATCTGTTTGGACATTGTGCAAATTTGTAAGCTCAGTTTGTAGCTTTAAGTTCTCCTCTTTATCAGTAAACACTGCCTGCATCTCTGTTGACTGTTGTGATAGGGTGCACTTGACCTCAGCCAAGGGGGAAGTAGACTCTTTGACTATGACAGATGATGGAATAGTTTGTGAAGCTGTATTGGAAGGTGTCTTCTCAGCCACATCCATGTCAGATTTAGGCAACTCAATTGATTGGGCCTCTGAGACACTAGGAACTTTGGGGGTAGATTGCAGGTAAGAGACCATACTCTCAGGTCTGGGAAGGAAAAACACTAAAGTGAAATTTGTCCAGGCATGATATGACCATTTCCGCTTACAGATTTTATACTGAAAACGGCCACTGAAACACATTGATAAAGTAGCACAAATTAAGGTTAAATCTGGATAACAAATCTATCCAgcttctaaaaacaaaaaaacaaacaaacaaaaaaaccatcaGCAACGTTTTTGCATCAAGAAATGTACTGGGGTGatgacatcacaaaataaattgACAATACAGATGACTGTAAAAACACATGATACGTGATAAAACACACATGTGTATGACATTGTGATATCAAACCAGTTTCTCAAAAGAATGATAAAATTAACAGGTAGAAGGTGCTACATGTAACACTTGCACTAGCATTTAAGACTGATGTATGTACTTCAATGCTTTTGTGAAACCTGGCACTGATtgtgttaatatattttaatagaaataaatTCTTAATGCTTATCAAAAGTATATCTTGTTTTACAAAAtacattcaaacaaaaaaataaaacagtagtgCAAATATAATGATCAGCCATCTGcctttttaaattaatgaatatattatttatattgacAAACTAATGCATCTAACGAGGTTACAAAGCCttattagaattatttttactacagtatataccagTGGCCACCAACCTGGATATCTACATTCCTGAACATATCAATTCCAACCCTGATTGAACACATTTTATGCAGATCATCAATACACTTAGTTGGATTGGATAATGTGTGTTAGATCTAGGCTGCAACTGAATTCAGCAGGAAGTAGATTTTTGTGTTGGTGATTACAGCTATATAATCTTATCTATTATTACATAAGCTCTATTATATGAGACTGTATCTATTACATAGAAATGGATTTTGAGggatgtttaaacaaaaaaagccacacaaaatcatataaaaccaaatgCTATCAGTTTGTtgacgctctctctctctctctctctctctctctctctctctctctctctttctctctctctgagcaaCTTTGTAGAATTATATTCATTTCCATCCTTTTACTTTCTCTTAAACATACTGCAGGTGAttctaaacaaaaatgttttacctTTTTACATCAAGACAATTGTATGAACTCTTTGTTTTAACTGTTAATGAACTAAcagctcattttatttatattcacatcTTTTAATTGCTAGACTGTTCAGGAAGTTCAGGAAGAAAAGTCCTCAAATACATTTAgccatttaaataataatcgattattatctcTTATTAATCTGAATTTTAACAAAAAGTATTACTATATACTATCGTTGTATCATTGTGTTTCACTTAGTCAAGTCTCATcagttcaaaagaaaaaaatcactctGTGTGTCACAAATATTTGCTTCATGGACAATTATATTACAAACTGTACTTATTTAGCTATTGAGTGATATTAAGTGGTTAAGTGATTCCTGGATTTAAAGCACATAGAACAGTATGCTTAAGAATTGTAAATACAATTAAAgatgcaagcagcattttcgggggccaagcacccatcTGTGAGCCGCACATTCACAAACACGCTATAAGTGTTGCCTAAGAAATAACCATaaaagcagagccataactttaggcaaagggattcaagagtGATTTGTAGCTTCACTCATGATGTGTAAGTTTTAACCACAGAAAGTGGTGGAATTCTCTGACTGGAGgatgcaattttaaaaaatctgggTCTTTTCTCATCAGTCTGGGCCTTTTTGTCCCACTTTGTGCAAGTTTAGACAgatctcaagatgatgtgagccgaatttggtgaagattggacaaaatatGAAGCAGGAGTAGCAAAAAAGGCGCTTAGATGGAAGCATTTttggcatgttattgtaacttttgaccaatAAGTCACACTGTCACGAAATCCTCTGCAGAGCCTCAGGGCATGATCCTGATGATTCCTACAaagatttgtgtcagtgtgcaaggTCGTTGCTGAGATACACCCTCAATTCCTGTTTGGTGGCTTCGCCGACATATTTGCTGGCAGATAACAGGCAAACCGTTTGGCGTATTCAAGATTCTTTTGAGAACTTTTATAACTTACATGTGCTGCTTGGCCCTCTAAATACAAAAAAGCCCACaactccaaaaaacaaaaacaactccaACAATGCCTCAAACTCAAATGATTCTCGTAAGGCAGATTACCATCTTAGATGACCAACAACAGTTTAGAGATCCATAGTGGAAAAACTCTACTGGGCTCTTTTAAAAGAGCTTTACAACCTTAAAAAATGCttacagcaaaataaaaaataaaataacagtatCAAAAATTGCCGTTTGAAAACTTGACTGACCGTTTAGGCTATAGGAGTACCTCAAGACTTCTTTCAAATACATGACAAAACCATTATCACTTTTACAAGCCTTTTAGATTCCCTGGTCTGTTCTCAAGTCTGCATCCCAAATTAAATgtagaacacttttttttttcaatgcattAGAATTTGTCgacttttatatattaaatgtgtgtAAGTCTTCAAgtaatataaaatgtgtttaaatgaaaGAGGTGGACAAATCGACAATAATGCAATAGCTCTAATGCAACCTTTCACAGTCtaccaaagtttttttttaatagcaatGTATATGTTTTTCATTGGTTGACCCCAAATGCTGTTATTATATCAGTCACTCACCTTGGTGCTGGCTTCACGATCTGCAGTTCAAACAATGATTCTCCGTCTGGTTTATGATTGGCTGTGGTGATATGCCCAGCCTTGCAATGGGACGATCTTAAGTCTTTGGCTTGGTGAGCATTTGATGTTTTGGTATCTGCATTTTCCTCACCTTTCACAtaataagaaaaacaacaatgtagAAAGGGAGTGTAGTATATATAGACTAGCAGTGAGAACTGATGTGGCATTCAAAACAGTTCTTACCAGGACAGATTGCAGTGGGATATTCCTCCTCTCTCAATATGCCGAGTTGTCTGTGCGactctgaaaaaaacaacaaaaaaactactATTATTTAAGAATGCTATGATATGTGCAGAATCTGTTGACAAGCATGGCTTTGCAGAGTTTTACATTAGCTTTTGTCCTCAAATTAAATCCACAGGGTGCCTGTGCCTCCAAAAATGTAAAGCTTTCGAAATGCCATGCCAATGTTGCAAGTGCCTTGTGGAGATTGTGTCCACATCTTGAACCCAGTTGATGCCATGGACACAGCAATGTCCATACATTAGCCTTAAAGCTTAGCAACAACTTCTTTCTGAGGCACAgcatatttacacacagagCATGGCACAGAGCTGACACTGACTGTGAACataaaattattcacccctTTAAACGTTTCACATGTTCAAGTGCTATGTGTATGAATTTTTATTCCCACACCTACACAACAAACATCATTCTTAAGGTGGccttattttttgttaaaacaaacacaaaagggATGAATACTTTCATCAGTCAAACAGATAGCAAAACAAACCTAATTCATCATAACTGTTAAAGAGTGTCAATTTCGGTAATAGatatgtgtggcagcctgggaaaacccttcatatggtgaaattttgacaGTGCCCACTATATATAATTctgaaaagtacattttcttTATACTGAAATACGTTTCTCTTTTGCACACATAACAGTCAAAGGAAATGTTTTAGCAGTTTAAAGTCTGGCATCCTAACTCATCAGATATTTTATATGCATTTCATTTAACAATAATTATAAGTAATAAATATGGCCATGggcaaggtggcttagtggttagcacgtttgcttcacacctccagggttgggggtttgattccgaCCTCCGCCTTGTgcatgtggagtttgcatgttcttcctgtgctttggggatttcctccgggtactccagtttcctcccccattccaaagacatccGTTGTAAGCTGACTggcgtctctaaattgtccgtagtgcatgtaaatgtgcgtgtgtgactgtgccctgcaatgtgttggcaccccatccaggttgtcccccgccttgtgccccaagtcccttgggataggctccaggcttcccatgTCCCTGTGTAGGGCAAgcgtgaatggatggatggaaatatggCCATTTGATTTATCAAAGATGATGGAAAATAAGTAATCATGCGCATCTTGCACATTGATTTCTCTAGTCTCatcatctgaggtaaatgtcaaTCATGGCATCTAACAAACCAGATCCTCATCATCGCTCTTCACTAAACTGCTCACTATTTCGTTAGCACTGGAAAAAAATCACTAATTAATTCAATGAGTTTTGTTCTGTTAACTAAATTTCCTAAAATTTTTCTGTTTAGCATACAAACATTACAAATTTGTTCCCTGCTATTTCTACACTGTCAACGACACAAAGATTTTCAAGCATTTACAAGCTGAATACATTTGGCGTATATCTAGCTATGGCACATAACCAACATGATCAAAGCATAATTAATTTCTTTcgtataacaaataaaacatatttaaagaaACTGACCATTTTTGCAGCTGCAGTTCTTAAAATGACTCTTAATCTACCTGACGTGATCTTTGCAGAAAGCATAAGGAAAATTAGCTTGGCAAGTTTTCTACATCATTCTCGGGGAACATATTTACAGCGTCAAATATATTAGTTTTAGTCAAAAGCAGTTGTagctgtttgccagaattcaacTGCATCAATgtctgatgggttttcccagaccaccacataTACTATATTAGTCTGTACTCAGACACCCTCCAGAGAGCACTGCTACGCAAACTTCAATCATAACAGTAACTATAAAAGCTTACACACACTCCTTAGACACAGTACCAGCTTGTCCTTCAGcatgcacattcacacgctATAATTATGTAGCTTTGTAACTTCAGACCACCCATTTGTACCTTTACTTGTATCAGTGGGGGGTACAGGAATGTGCCCAATAAGGGGTTGAGCGATGGCTGTTTGGGACTGAAATTGAGAGCCAGGAACGACAggtggaggagaaggagaagggggAAAAGAATATGTAGGAGTGTTCACAATAAGGGGGCCAGTAGGTCTGCGTACGTTTGGTCTAAACACGGTGGGGACAACCTGGTGTCTCCATTCCAACGTCTGGACCCGATGGCAAGGGTCTAAGACATACAAGTGGCAAAAGAAGTGCAAAAGGAGAGAAAATGTTGTGTGCAGGTgagtgtttattaaaatgtttataatgcacgggtcaaaaaaaaaacaaggtcacAAAACCCATGCTTAACTCTGAGG contains:
- the ehbp1l1a gene encoding uncharacterized protein ehbp1l1a isoform X1 encodes the protein MTSVWKRLQRVGKRASKFQFVASYHELTVEGTNKWQPDKLRVVWTRRNRRICTKLHGWQPGIKNPYRGTVLWQVPENVDITVTLFKDPNADEFEDKDWTFIIENETKGHRKVLASVDVNMKKYANVTSATFDLTLNLKPLSVKVVDATLKLSLTCIFLKEGKATDEDMQSLASLMSLKHSDIGNLEDFNDSDEEDKRMITGTGRSMAVTAPLPPVRKVHDEAWRPAVDTNPFVTVHSEMDLRSSSSSSSSVPNLPHQACHLFQTSVKPSLSSLCTAPTHLPDLSGSSQASHASRFAFTVPAFIRAHPPALPKIFQPTAGSVPVSVSRKPSGGQADARMTEVNSSVASHPRPLSSTFPGPSAPPFSLSSTFSSSYSSQLTAPPAISQTESHRQLGILREEEYPTAICPGEENADTKTSNAHQAKDLRSSHCKAGHITTANHKPDGESLFELQIVKPAPRPESMVSYLQSTPKVPSVSEAQSIELPKSDMDVAEKTPSNTASQTIPSSVIVKESTSPLAEVKCTLSQQSTEMQAVFTDKEENLKLQTELTNLHNVQTDENEQEINLTTELTFSPEKIKIDQGAKSTAVFLPFCPRTPISSWSPFTSTCDTDQSQSGVLPINGSTRIKEEVNNLATDYQKSNQDYEAVKNIVDLSECSDIAHSPQFAQVHKAKIKADKSESDRIDFFLSDAKASHVSGFPSGEDIKMEDVQWPKDESLSQEERQDKRINTVAPKDTEYQERHCFEHMREPQLSESTTPDILLPQRSKVDNTKIYREPCMVSILPSCPRAASIPGLPSLYLPEKAIKWLSFEGSIRVMPCKKEPAKHIHNLGIQYHDIKILNKMISLKPTCPKSVSIPGFPSVPLDTEGIPSSVNFLPTCAKASGIAGLPSRLPFTISEPETWPKNNMMLWERKKKKSKVQILYLFTESPDMFKAMIPIRPSYSTASKVPGFPSTPGSIPQEHPSIINMIPSCPKISSITGFPSVILSIEQDLSLC
- the ehbp1l1a gene encoding uncharacterized protein ehbp1l1a isoform X4 → MTSVWKRLQRVGKRASKFQFVASYHELTVEGTNKWQPDKLRVVWTRRNRRICTKLHGWQPGIKNPYRGTVLWQVPENVDITVTLFKDPNADEFEDKDWTFIIENETKGHRKVLASVDVNMKKYANVTSATFDLTLNLKPLSVKVVDATLKLSLTCIFLKEGKATDEDMQSLASLMSLKHSDIGNLEDFNDSDEEDKRMITGTGRSMAVTESHRQLGILREEEYPTAICPGEENADTKTSNAHQAKDLRSSHCKAGHITTANHKPDGESLFELQIVKPAPRPESMVSYLQSTPKVPSVSEAQSIELPKSDMDVAEKTPSNTASQTIPSSVIVKESTSPLAEVKCTLSQQSTEMQAVFTDKEENLKLQTELTNLHNVQTDENEQEINLTTELTFSPEKIKIDQGAKSTAVFLPFCPRTPISSWSPFTSTCDTDQSQSGVLPINGSTRIKEEVNNLATDYQKSNQDYEAVKNIVDLSECSDIAHSPQFAQVHKAKIKADKSESDRIDFFLSDAKASHVSGFPSGEDIKMEDVQWPKDESLSQEERQDKRINTVAPKDTEYQERHCFEHMREPQLSESTTPDILLPQRSKVDNTKIYREPCMVSILPSCPRAASIPGLPSLYLPEKAIKWLSFEGSIRVMPCKKEPAKHIHNLGIQYHDIKILNKMISLKPTCPKSVSIPGFPSVPLDTEGIPSSVNFLPTCAKASGIAGLPSRLPFTISEPETWPKNNMMLWERKKKKSKVQILYLFTESPDMFKAMIPIRPSYSTASKVPGFPSTPGSIPQEHPSIINMIPSCPKISSITGFPSVILSIEQDLSLC